One genomic window of Conger conger chromosome 7, fConCon1.1, whole genome shotgun sequence includes the following:
- the LOC133133571 gene encoding olfactory receptor 1496-like: MNNMTYNSPILVIEGIDVPHHFIYPVFVLLLVTYLIILTTNIGVMLLIMIDRSLQTPMYLLFFSLSFNDVLGNTVLLPRLIFDVVSTDRSISYSLCVSQAFFSHTYGTSCHTVMMIMAFDRYVAICHPLRYTSIMSPAMVAKLTASAWSTSITLVSILLGLTVRLSRCRSVILNAYCDNASLFKLSCEEVTINNLYGLTFMVVLFSSSIGSVAFTYFRILISCVSKKNKELNRKAVQTCASHLVLYLIMLWSGFLIIISHRLQIHNSYRKMAAILFHIIPANINPIIYAMQTKELRNKIVQILHSKVNQLQ; this comes from the coding sequence ATGAATAACATGACTTATAACAGTCCCATCCTAGTGATCGAGGGAATCGATGTCCCCCATCATTTCATCTACCCAGTGTTTGTCCTGCTGTTGGTCACCTACCTGATCATCCTGACCACAAACATAGGGGTCATGCTACTTATAATGATAGATAGGAGCCTGCAGACGCCAATGTACCTGCTGTTCTTCAGCCTGTCCTTCAACGACGTCCTGGGAAACACGGTGCTTCTGCCCCGCTTGATATTCGATGTGGTCTCCACCGACAGGTCCATCAGCTACTCCTTGTGTGTCTCCCAGGCCTTCTTCAGCCACACCTATGGCACATCCTGCCATACTGTGATGATGATCATGGCTTTCGACAGGTATGTGGCCATATGCCACCCTTTGAGGTACACCTCCATCATGAGCCCTGCAATGGTGGCTAAGCTGACTGCATCTGCCTGGAGTACATCGATAACCCTGGTGTCCATCCTGCTGGGCCTCACCGTACGACTATCACGCTGTCGTTCCGTGATTCTGAATGCCTACTGTGACAACGCCTCCCTGTTCAAGCTCTCCTGTGAGGAGGTAACCATCAATAATCTCTACGGACTAACCTTCATGGTGGTCCTGTTCAGCTCATCCATTGGCAGTGTGGCCTTCACGTATTTCAGGATCCTGATCAGCTGTGTCTCCAAAAAGAACAAGGAGCTCAACAGAAAGGCAGTGCAGACCTGCGCCTCCCATCTGGTCCTCTATCTGATCATGCTCTGGTCTGGCTTCCTCATCATCATTTCGCATCGTCTCCAGATCCACAACAGCTACCGAAAAATGGCGGCTATTCTCTTTCACATCATTCCTGCCAACATTAACCCAATCATATACGCCATGCAGACCAAGGAACTAAGGAACAAGATTGTGCAGATACTTCATTCAAAAGTAAACCAGCTGCAGTAA
- the LOC133133570 gene encoding olfactory receptor 7C1-like, which yields MNNITYNSPILLIKSIDIPHRFIYPVFVLLLVTYLIILTTNLGVMLLIMMDRRLQQPMYLLFFSLSFNDVMGNTVVLPRLMFRVVSTNLFISYTHCVSQAFFSHTYGTSCHTVMMIMAFDRYVAICHPLRYTSIMSPTMVAKLTVSAWSTSITLVSILLGLTIRLKRCHSIIIHACTNPSLYKLSCEDVTINNIYGLTFTVAMLSSSIGSVAFTYFRILISCVSTKNKELNRKAVQTCATHLVLYMIMLCSGFLIIISDRIKILNRYRPVVSMLFHIVPPIVNPVIYAMQTKELKARIVQILHSKVSQQQ from the coding sequence ATGAATAACATTACCTACAACAGTCCCATCCTTCTGATCAAGAGCATCGACATCCCCCATCGTTTCATCTACCCAGTGTTTGTCCTGCTGTTGGTCACCTACCTGATCATCCTGACCACAAACTTAGGGGTCATGCTGCTTATTATGATGGACAGGAGACTACAGCAACCAATGTACCTGCTGTTCTTCAGCCTGTCCTTCAACGATGTCATGGGAAACACGGTGGTTCTGCCTCGGCTGATGTTTAGGGTGGTCTCCACCAACCTATTCATCAGTTACACCCATTGTGTCTCCCAGGCCTTCTTTAGCCACACTTATGGCACGTCCTGCCACACGGTGATGATGATCATGGCCTTTGACAGGTATGTGGCCATATGCCACCCTCTGAGGTACACCTCCATCATGAGCCCCACCATGGTGGCTAAGCTGACAGTGTCTGCATGGAGCACATCGATAACCCTGGTGTCCATCCTGTTGGGCCTCACAATACGGCTAAAACGCTGCCACTCTATCATTATCCATGCCTGCACCAACCCATCCCTGTACAAGCTCTCCTGTGAGGACGTAACCATCAATAACATCTACGGACTAACTTTCACTGTGGCCATGCTCAGCTCATCCATCGGCAGTGTGGCCTTCACGTATTTCAGGATCCTGATCAGCTGTGTCTCCACAAAGAACAAGGAGCTCAACAGAAAGGCTGTGCAGACCTGCGCAACCCATCTGGTCCTCTACATGATCATGCTCTGCTCCGGCTTCCTCATCATCATTTCAGATCGCATCAAAATCCTCAACAGGTATCGGCCAGTGGTGTCCATGCTCTTTCACATCGTTCCCCCCATCGTGAACCCTGTCATATATGCCATGCAGACCAAGGAACTAAAGGCAAGGATTGTACAGATACTTCATTCAAAAGTATCCCAGCAGCAATAA
- the LOC133133573 gene encoding olfactory receptor 1M1-like, with translation MLHCCLQTHSWTVVLPQLMFRVVSTNLISYPHCVSQAFFSHTYGTSCHTVMMIMAFDRYVAICHPLRYTSIMRPTMVGKLTVSAWSTSITLISIPLGLTIRLKRCHSVIIHGCTNPSLYKLSCEDVTINNIYRLTFTVALLSSSIGSVAFTYFRILISCVSTKNKELNKKAVQTCASHLVLYISVSQPFFSHGTLKKYAKFQGTPV, from the exons atgcttcactgttgcctgcagactcATTcct GGACGGTGGTTCTGCCTCAGCTGATGTTCAGGGTGGTCTCCACCAACCTCATCAGTTACCCTCACTGTGTCTCCCAGGCCTTCTTTAGTCACACTTATGGCACGTCCTGCCACACGGTGATGATGATCATGGCCTTTGACAGGTATGTGGCCATATGCCACCCTCTGAGGTACACCTCCATCATGAGACCCACCATGGTGGGTAAGCTGACTGTGTCCGCATGGAGCACATCGATAACCCTGATCTCCATCCCACTGGGCCTCACAATACGGCTAAAACGCTGCCACTCTGTCATTATCCATGGCTGCACCAACCCATCCCTATACAAGCTCTCCTGTGAGGATGTAACCATCAATAACATCTACAGACTAACCTTCACTGTGGCCCTGCTCAGCTCATCCATCGGCAGTGTGGCCTTCACGTATTTCAGGATCCTGATCAGCTGTGTCTCCACAAAGAACAAGGAGCTCAACAAAAAGGCTGTGCAGACCTGCGCCTCCCATCTGGTCCTCTACATCAGTGTTTCTCAACCTTTTTTCAGTCACGGCACCCTTAAAAAGTATGCTAAATTTCAAGGCACCCCAGTCTAA
- the LOC133133569 gene encoding olfactory receptor 52N5-like, producing MNNLTYNSPILVIEGLDVPHRFIYPVFVLLLVTYLIILITNIGVMLLIVMDRSLQQPMYLLFFSLSFNDVLGNTVVLPRLMFDIVSTDRSISYSLCVSQAFFSHTYAASCHTVMMIMAFDRYVAICHPLRYTSIMSPAMVAKLTASAWSTSITLLSILLGLTVRLSRCRSVILNAYCDNASLFKLSCEDVSINNIYGLTFSAVLLSSSIGNVTFTYFRILVSCVSKKNKEVNRKAVQTCTTHLALYLIMLWCAFLIIILHRFQIHNSYRKMAALLFHIIPANMNPVIYALQTKELKTKIVQILHSKVNQLQ from the coding sequence ATGAATAACCTGACCTACAACAGTCCCATCCTGGTGATCGAGGGACTTGATGTCCCCCATCGTTTCATCTACCCAGTGTTTGTCCTGCTGTTGGTCACCTACCTGATCATCCTGATCACCAACATAGGGGTCATGCTGCTTATTGTGATGGACAGGAGCTTGCAGCAGCCAATGTACCTGCTGTTCTTCAGCCTGTCCTTCAACGACGTCCTGGGAAACACTGTGGTTCTGCCTCGGCTGATGTTCGACATAGTCTCCACCGACAGGTCCATCAGCTACTCCTTGTGTGTCTCCCAGGCCTTCTTCAGCCACACCTATGCCGCATCCTGCCATACTGTGATGATGATCATGGCTTTCGACAGGTATGTGGCCATATGCCACCCTTTGAGGTACACCTCCATCATGAGTCCTGCAATGGTGGCCAAGCTGACTGCATCTGCCTGGAGTACATCGATAACCCTGTTGTCCATCCTGCTAGGCCTCACCGTACGACTATCACGCTGTCGTTCCGTGATTCTGAATGCCTACTGTGACAACGCCTCCCTGTTCAAGCTCTCCTGTGAGGACGTGAGCATTAACAATATCTACGGACTGACCTTCAGTGCAGTACTGCTCAGCTCGTCCATTGGCAATGTGACCTTCACATATTTCAGAATTCTAGTCAGCTGTGTCTCCAAAAAGAACAAGGAAGTGAACAGAAAGGCTGTTCAGACCTGCACCACCCACCTGGCCCTTTACCTGATAATGCTCTGGTGCGCATTCCTCATCATCATTTTGCATCGTTTCCAGATCCACAACAGCTATCGGAAAATGGCAGCTCTTCTCTTTCACATTATTCCCGCCAACATGAACCCCGTCATATATGCCTTGCAGACCAAGGAACTGAAGACCAAGATTGTGCAGATACTTCATTCAAAAGTAAACCAGCTGCAGTAA
- the LOC133133568 gene encoding olfactory receptor 1496-like, whose protein sequence is MNNMTYNSPILVIEGIDVPHHFIYPVFVLLLVTYLIILTTNIGVMLLIMIDRSLQTPMYLLFFSLSFNDVLGNTVLLPRLIFDVVSTDRSISYSLCVSQAFFSHTYGTSCHTVMMIMAFDRYVAICHPLRYTSIMSPAMVAKLTASAWSTSITLVSILLGLTVRLSRCRSVILNAYCDNASLFKLSCEEVTINNLYGLTFTVVLFSSSIGSVAFTYFRILVSCVSKKNKELNRKAVQTCASHLVLYLIMLWSGFLIIISHRLQIHNSYRKMAAILFHIIPANINPIIYAMQTKELRNKIVQILHSKVNQLQ, encoded by the coding sequence ATGAATAACATGACCTATAACAGTCCCATCCTAGTGATCGAGGGAATCGATGTCCCCCATCATTTCATCTACCCAGTGTTTGTCCTGCTGTTGGTCACCTACCTGATCATCCTGACCACAAACATAGGGGTCATGCTACTTATAATGATAGATAGGAGCCTGCAGACGCCAATGTACCTGCTGTTCTTCAGCCTGTCCTTCAACGACGTCCTGGGAAACACGGTGCTTCTGCCCCGCTTGATATTCGATGTGGTCTCCACCGACAGGTCCATCAGCTACTCCTTGTGTGTCTCCCAGGCCTTCTTCAGCCACACCTATGGCACATCCTGCCATACTGTGATGATGATCATGGCTTTCGACAGGTATGTGGCCATATGCCACCCTTTGAGGTACACCTCCATCATGAGCCCTGCAATGGTGGCTAAGCTGACTGCATCTGCCTGGAGTACATCGATAACCCTGGTGTCCATCCTGCTGGGTCTCACCGTACGACTATCACGCTGTCGTTCTGTAATTCTGAATGCCTACTGTGACAACGCCTCCCTGTTCAAGCTCTCCTGTGAGGAGGTAACCATCAATAATCTCTACGGACTAACCTTCACTGTGGTCCTGTTCAGCTCATCCATTGGCAGTGTGGCCTTCACGTATTTCAGGATCCTGGTCAGCTGTGTCTCCAAAAAGAACAAGGAGCTCAACAGAAAGGCAGTGCAGACCTGCGCCTCCCACCTGGTACTCTACCTCATCATGCTCTGGTCTGGCTTCCTCATCATCATTTCGCATCGTCTCCAGATCCACAACAGCTACCGAAAAATGGCGGCTATTCTCTTTCACATCATTCCTGCCAACATTAACCCAATCATATACGCCATGCAGACCAAGGAACTAAGGAACAAGATTGTGCAGATACTTCATTCAAAAGTAAACCAGCTGCAGTAA